Genomic window (Verrucomicrobiia bacterium):
CGAGCGCAATCTTGCGTCGTGGGTCGCGCATCCGCCTCATGCATCGTGTTAAGCATCAGCTCAGCGCCGTCGCGGGCGAGCCAAGCCCAATCGCATCGATCGCCCGGGGGGGCCTGCTGGACGATCTGGAATCCGAGCAAATCGCGATAGAATGCCAAGGATGTCGGCATGTCGAACACCTGCATCAGTGGACATAGGCCTTGGATAGCCGGTGGGTTCATTGGGAAAGAGGTGTTGTCGCCGAGACCCTATGGCTCAACAACG
Coding sequences:
- a CDS encoding VOC family protein — translated: MNPPAIQGLCPLMQVFDMPTSLAFYRDLLGFQIVQQAPPGDRCDWAWLARDGAELMLNTMHEADARPTTQDCARMMAHGDTALFIGAPDVEAMYEYLRARGVVVDPPVVRPYGMKQLSLKDPDGYGICFQWRAAEPLRAANGG